TTGCGAAGCTCTCCGAGGCGCTTTATGTTGCTGAGCAGAAGGCTAGGGAGGCAGTTGCAATGAGATCTAAAGTTCAGAAAGAGATGCTCATGAAGGagaaggaaaggaaggagCAGGAGCTTCGGGCCTTGGCTCAGAAAGCAAGATCTGAGAGGACCGGTGCAGCTCCCCCTGCTGCCATTCCTATATCGTCTGAGAAAGGAGCTCATAATGGTGATGACATGAGAGTGGATCACGAGAGGGATAGGGATAGGGATAGGGAAagggagagagacagagatAGAGATTACCCGAAGGAGACTAGAGAAGAGAAGGAGGAGAGGCTGCAGAGGGAAAAGATTCGTGAGGAGAGGCgtagggagagggagagggagaggaggtTGGAGGCAAAGGATGCTGCAATGGGCAAGAAGAGTAAGATCACTAGAGACAGGGATAGAGACATCAGCGAGAAAGTCGCGTTGGGAATGGCTTCAACTGGGGCAGGCAGAGGAGGAGAGGTCATGTACGATCAGAGGCTCTTCAATCAAGAGAAGGGAATGGACTCTGGGTTTGCTACTGATGATCAGTACAATGTCTACGATAAGGGGCTATTCACTGCCCAGCCAACTCTTTCGACCCTTTACAGGCCCAGCAAAGATGTTGACTCTGACACGTATGGAGGAGATGCTGATGAGCAGTTGCAGAAGATTATGAAAACTGACCGGTTCAAGCCTGACAAGCCATTCGCCGGTGCATCTGAGACGGCTGGTCCGAGGGAGAGGCCAGTTGAGTTTGAGAAGGATGCTGAGGAGGCTGACCCGTTCGGGTTGGATCAGTTCTTGACGGAGGTTAAGAAGGGTAAGAAGGCCATGGAAAAGGTAGGCAGCGGAGGGACTATGAGGGCCAGCGGTGGGTCCTCAACCCGAGACGGGTATGAAGGAGGATCTGGGCGAACTAGAATAGGGTTTGAGAGGGGTCGTTGAGAGGAAAGACCCACGATTCTGCCTTCTCATTTTTCGGAACTGGAGCTGGGTGTTCTTAAGGTATTCGGATTGAAAGCACTTGCTGTACTTTAATGCTTTTTTCTTGTACCATAATGACTTCTCGGAGTTGCTTGCATTTAAATGGAAATCCGACTAATTTGTTGGTACAATGCTTCCTTTTAGCAGAGGAATCAATTCCATGAATTCCTTGTTAACCATTACACAGTGAAATTACCTTTCATATGCATCACGATCGTTAGTATTTGTGCTTCAATATGTGAACCATATGATACGATGAATGGATCAattgaattttgtgaggaaacTTATGATACATGGGGATGGGTAGCAGTCCGGGTCGCTTCATTAGGAAATTCTACGATTGGAGTTAGAACTTTTCTTTGTTCTTTATTGTGTACCCTCTTGATTACTTGTGCTTGTGCTTGTGCTACTGCTAGTATCCAAAGCAACGGTGTATTTCTGATACAAATTAGAAATGTCTCGCTTAACGTGTAATTAGAGTGAGATATTGGATCGTTTGGCGTTCATAACTTTGTATCATGCTGTGTGGCTGTACTATAAATGAGGCTTATACCCTattaattaagataattaaGCTTCCAGCATCTGCAGCAGCCAATGTATATtcaatgtaaaaaaaataaataaatccagTGCCATGTCTTTGATTTCCCATTTTAAAGGTCCATAAACCTCCATGTTCTCAagtaagttaaaaaaatttctcataGGGAAATGGTGGaagacccaaaaaaataagcaGAGTTGTTTTATTTGGTTCTTGAAATTAGATAATTGGACTAGGCTTTAATTAACTGAACTCACTTTTTAACTTAAGGGCTATTTTTCAGGTTATGTGCTTCAGAATCATAGCTGCACAGAGCCTGCATACCCGGTTTTCAGGGATGGTATGATCCGGTTGAATTGGTTCAGATCTCAGTTTTCCTTACCTAATCCCgcgaaccaaacatgccctaaAAGGAGTCGTCTTGTTCAGAAAGAAGGGGCTATTTCAAGACTGGAACGCCCTTTTTATCTAGGGTTTTCTGGTCATGTAGTTGAAAGAACCGCCATGTTCCACAGCTTTGAGCTGTATACGAGGC
Above is a window of Punica granatum isolate Tunisia-2019 chromosome 7, ASM765513v2, whole genome shotgun sequence DNA encoding:
- the LOC116214789 gene encoding LOW QUALITY PROTEIN: SNW/SKI-interacting protein A-like (The sequence of the model RefSeq protein was modified relative to this genomic sequence to represent the inferred CDS: inserted 1 base in 1 codon), which produces MASLNELLPPAKSTAATXFDHTNDPWFKQRFSSSSEMEQTAVVKHNHVPPYLKRQGFVPRKIEDFGDGGAFPEIHIAQYPLDLGRDKSGKPGPKILPVTVDAHGNVAYDAIVKQNENAKKIVYSQHKDLIPKILRNEEDQDEEKEIEKEIEETTQETKAALEKIVNVRLSAAQPKNVPKQSTDSKFIKYKPSQQSAAFNSGAKERIIRMVEMPTDPLEPPKFKHKRVPKASGSPPVPVMHSPPRPVTVKDQQDWKIPPCISNWKNPKGYTIPLDKRLAADGRGLQEVQINDNFAKLSEALYVAEQKAREAVAMRSKVQKEMLMKEKERKEQELRALAQKARSERTGAAPPAAIPISSEKGAHNGDDMRVDHERDRDRDRERERDRDRDYPKETREEKEERLQREKIREERRRERERERRLEAKDAAMGKKSKITRDRDRDISEKVALGMASTGAGRGGEVMYDQRLFNQEKGMDSGFATDDQYNVYDKGLFTAQPTLSTLYRPSKDVDSDTYGGDADEQLQKIMKTDRFKPDKPFAGASETAGPRERPVEFEKDAEEADPFGLDQFLTEVKKGKKAMEKVGSGGTMRASGGSSTRDGYEGGSGRTRIGFERGR